A DNA window from Eriocheir sinensis breed Jianghai 21 chromosome 22, ASM2467909v1, whole genome shotgun sequence contains the following coding sequences:
- the LOC127002170 gene encoding presenilins-associated rhomboid-like protein, mitochondrial, with protein MTVLSTLARGLQHGGRRLLLGEQHIVSGPPGRLPWRGLRQPRRHKRDGGMNLAPQSFMEAPNENNMGSGLLKSFLFTGTFCGATFVGATIWQYESVRHALQQSSWKTWTKNGWDNLQGWQHKEGEFRKAINTWWNNLNEGQRVFWPICLVNAIVFACWHHPALQSTMFRYFCSNPAARAVCWPMFLSTFSHFALIHFGLNMYVLHSFSSAVGQSLGKEQFLAMYLSGGVVSSLASHAFKVALRCPGPSLGASGAIMALLGYFCTQYPNAQLSIVFIPGFNFSADYAIKGIMCLDAVGMAMGWRMFDHAAHLGGALFGLLYAHFGAKYIWPKTEPLMKKWHELRTEVSERIGDSKRGDK; from the coding sequence ATGACAGTTCTTTCAACTTTGGCGAGGGGGCTGCAGCATGGAGGCCGGCGGCTGCTGCTGGGAGAGCAGCACATTGTGTCCGGACCCCCAGGAAGACTACCTTGGCGTGGGCTACGGCAGCCTCGCAGACACAAAAGGGATGGTGGAATGAATCTTGCTCCTCAGTCATTTATGGAAGCTCCCAATGAGAACAATATGGGATCTGGGTTACTTAAGAGTTTTTTGTTTACCGGCACCTTCTGTGGAGCAACATTTGTAGGGGCCACAATATGGCAGTATGAATCAGTGAGGCATGCCCTACAGCAGAGCTCCTGGAAAACCTGGACTAAAAACGGTTGGGATAATCTACAGGGTTGGCAGCATAAAGAAGGAGAATTTCGTAAGGCAATAAATACATGGTGGAATAACCTTAATGAGGGCCAAAGGGTGTTTTGGCCTATATGTCTTGTCAATGCCATTGTGTTTGCTTGTTGGCACCACCCAGCCTTGCAGTCCACCATGTTCCGTTACTTTTGTTCCAATCCAGCTGCCCGTGCTGTGTGCTGGCCCATGTTTCTTTCTACTTTCAGTCACTTTGCACTTATTCATTTTGGTTTAAACATGTATGTGTTGCACAGCTTCAGTTCAGCTGTAGGTCAGTCTCTGGGCAAAGAACAGTTCTTGGCCATGTATCTGAGTGGGGGAGTTGTGTCGTCTTTGGCCAGCCATGCCTTTAAGGTGGCCCTGCGCTGCCCAGGTCCTTCGTTAGGTGCTTCTGGAGCTATAATGGCATTGCTGGGCTACTTTTGTACTCAGTATCCAAATGCACAGCTAAGTATTGTCTTCATTCCAGGCTTTAACTTCTCGGCAGACTATGCAATAAAGGGTATCATGTGTTTGGATGCAGTCGGGATGGCCATGGGCTGGCGCATGTTTGATCATGCTGCTCACCTGGGTGGAGCTTTATTTGGACTCTTATATGCTCACTTTGGTGCAAAATATATCTGGCCCAAAACTGAGCCCCTTATGAAAAAGTGGCATGAACTAAGAACGGAAGTTAGTGAAAGAATAGGAGACAGTAAACGAGGAGATAAATAG